The DNA region GCTACTCCCAAGCCATAACCGCCAGCTACCACGCCGCCCGGCAGGCGCTTTGCTGGTACGAATACCTCAACCGGGAAGCCAGTGAAGGCGTCTTCTGGTCCACCCTCTTTGCCCAAATGATCCGCTGGCCCCTCTGGCTCTATGCTCCTGACGCCATGCAACGCCTTCAGGATCGGCAGGCACAGGGTGGAGACCCCTCCCAGAATGAGGCCGATGTGCTGGGAGGCACCATTGACGAGCTGGCACTGATGATGGACAGCCACTGGCCCCTTCCCCGTATCGATGCCCATGATCTTGAGCTAATGCAATCGGTCTCAGGCTCAACCTGGTTACAGCTCTCGAGGGTGGCCACTAAACCCAGCGCCCAGCGTTACACGCACGCCCCCCTATATGACCGCTACCTGCGCCTGCTCCACGAAGACCGCGCCATCAAGTTAATCAGGAACGGCCACTGCGGGGCGGTTATGCTTGCCAACCGCATCGCACAGGAAGCAACTCACAGCTGGTACAGCAAAGGCATGCGCCGCCTGCTGCGCCTGCTGGCGCTGTTCACCAGCAGCGACCTGGAAAAAGCGGCCGAGCTAAGCCATCAGGCCGCGATCAATACCTCTCGGGAGCAGCGAGACTGGCTCATGCCGGCACCCGCCGCCGCCCTGTTATGGCCCACCCCCCTGCATGAACCGAAGATCAAGCCCACTGAAGCGGTGCCAGCATCCGCCCAGGACAGCATCCAGCCAGCCCCCCCCCAGCGGCCACCGGCCCGAAAAGCGAACCCGGCTCGCTTCAAGGAGATCTACCAACAGCTGACCAGCGCTCCACAAGAGATCAAGGATCTCCCCCAACTGGTGGATCTGCTGGGCGAAGCCCTCTTCGAGGGCATGGGGTTCGACCGAGTAGTGATCGCGCTCCCCAACAAAGAGCGTTCCAGCCTGATTTCGTTTCGCCGTTATGGCGATGACAGCCTCAGGTTCGCACTGGACCTCACCCCGGCATCACTTCTGCGCAGCATGATGCAAAAGCCCGCGGCCATCTGGATCAAAGGGCCCTCACAACAAGCGATCTGGAGCCAGATACCCGCCCCCTTCAAAAAGCTGGTCAACCACGACCAGTTTTTCCTGCGCTCGCTGTTTGCAGGCTCACGCAGCGCAGCACTGCTGTTTGTGGATATGGGGGTCAGCAAGCGCCCGCTGAGCGACAAGCACTACCAGTACTTCCAGACCCTCTGTAAAGCGGCAGGCCCCGCGCTCACACACTTAGCCCAGGGCACCAAAACCAGCCGCCAGGGCAGCGCCTGAGCGGCTCTGGAATTATTGGCCGGTTGGGGTACAATCGGGCGTTTACTTCGCAGTAGCAGAACTTCACCATGACCCAATTGCGCCACCTACCGCTGATCCTTGAGCCGGATGAGCTCCTCCCCCTGTTAGGTCACCCCGAACTCTTGATTCTGGACCTGTGCCGCGGCGATCTCTATCAGCGCACCCATATTCCCGGCGCCGTGCACGTCGAGCCCTCCTGGCTGATGCGCCGCGAGGGTACCGCCATGGGCAAATGCCCCAGCGAGGAGCAGTTACGCGAGCTGTTCAGCGCCCTGGGTTACACCGGACGCGAGCACATCGTCGTCTACGACGACGAGGGCGGCGGCTGGGCCGGGCGCATGATCTGGACTCTTGACCTGATCCAACACCCCAGTTACTCCTACCTCAACGGCGGCATGCTGGCCTGGCTGGAGAGCGACCTGCCGACCGAACAGCAGCCCAACCTCCCTACCCCGTGCGAGGTTGAGCTGAACTTTGACTTCAGCCCCTTGATCACCCGCGAGGAGCTGCAAGCGCAGCTGGGTGCCGACGATCTGGTAATCTGGGATGCGCGCTCAGCCGAGGAGTATCGGGGCGAGCGCCTGATGGCTCAACGGGGAGGACACATCCCCGGCGCTATCAATTTTGAGTGGACCCGGGCGATGGATCGCAGCAAACAGCTGCGCATTCGCGAAGACCTCTTGCCCGAGCTGGAGTCCCTCGGTATCTGCCGCAATAAACGTATCGTGACCCACTGCCAGTCGCACCATCGCTCAGGCTTTACCTACCTGCTGGGAAAAGCGCTGGGCTTTGAGTCGGTGCAAGCCTATGCAGGCTCCTGGTCCGAGTGGGGCAACCTGCCCGACACCCCTATTGAAAGCTAGTTTGTCCAAGAGAACCCCTACGTGAATCCTAAACTCTTCGCTCTACTCCAGTACCTTGTACCCCAGCATCTCCTCTCCCGCGCAGCGGGCTGGGTTGCCGAGTGCCGCTGGCCCTGGTTCAAAAACCGTTTTATCAGCCTGTTCGTCAACCACTACCAGGTCGATATGAGCCAGGCCCTGGAGGAGGACCCCAAGGCCTACGAGCACTTCAACGCCTTTTTCACCCGGGCCTTGAAGCCCGGCGCCCGCATCCTGGCTCCCGACCCCAGGCAATTGATCTGCCCCGCTGATGGCCAGATTAGCCAGATCGGCCAGATTGAGTACGGTCGTATCTTTCAGGCCAAGGGCCACGACTTCAGCCTGACCGAACTGGTGGGCGGTGATACCTCACTGGCTGACGAGTTCATGAACGGTTCCTTCGCCACCATCTACCTCTCCCCCCGCGACTACCACCGGGTCCACATGCCGGTCGAAGGCACCCTGCGCACCATGGTCCACGTGCCCGGCAAGCTGTTCTCGGTTAACCAGGCCACTGCCGAAAACATACCCGGACTCTTTGCCCGTAACGAGCGGGTGGTGGCCATTTTTGATACCGCCCAAGGCCCCATGGCGATGATCCTGGTGGGAGCGATGATCGTCGCCAGCATCGAAACCGTTTGGGCGGGCCTGGTAGCTCCCCCGCGCCGGGAGCCTAAACGCACCGACTACAACGCGGCAGCTCGCCAGCCTGTCACCCTCGGACGAGGCGAGGAGATGGGGCGATTCAAACTGGGCTCCACTGTGATCCTGCTCTACCCGCAGCAGAGTATGCGCTGGCTTGAATCGATGCGGGCTGGCAACAGCGTCCGCATGGGGGAGGCCCTGGGAACGATCTGCGAAAAAGCCGCTCTTTAGGCGCGCTCGAAATCGAAGGCCAGCACATCGGCAATGCGCCGGGTGCCGGCCATCAACATCAACACCCGATCAAGACCGATCGCGACCCCGGCACAATCCGGCAGGCCAGCTTCCAGCGCCTGCAACAAACGGTGATCATGGGGAAACTCCCGCCGCCCCAGATCCGCCCGTGCACGGTCATCCGCTTCAAAGCGCTGGCGCTGCTCCTCGGGGTCACTCAGCTCGTGGTAGCCGTTGGCCAGCTCCAGGCCATCGACAAAGAGCTCAAAACGGCGAGCCACCCAATCACCGGCCTCCTGCTCGATGCGCGCCAGCGCGGCCATGGAGGCAGGGTAGTCATACACATAAACCCCCGCCAGCACACCCTCACCGGCCACCCCGAGCTGGGGCTCAATCCGCTGCGAAAACAGCAGGTCCAGGCACTCATTGCGTGACAGCCCCTGCAACTGGGGATCCACTTTGTCCGCCACCAGGTGCCGCAACTGATCCTCCTCGACCCGATGGGGGTTGATCCCGAAATGATCCTCAAACAGGCGCCTGTAGCTCACCCGCCGCAACTCCCGAAAGCCGGCGGCGGTGGCCAGCATACCGGTCATATCGGTCATCAACTGCTGCTGGTCCATCCCCAGCCGGTACCACTCCAGCAGGGTGAACTCCGGATTATGGCGCCCGCCTACCTCACCGTTACGAAACACCCGGCAGATCTGGTAGATATCACCACTGCCCGCTGCCAGCAGGCGTTTCATGGGAAACTCCGGCGAAGTATGCAGGTACCGTGTCAGGTTGCGCCCGCCGCCCGAGGGCAGGAAGCGGGTACCAAAACTGTCGATATTGAGGTCGGTCACCGCGGCGCAGGAGAGCATGGGGGTTTCCACCTCCAGCACCTGCTGCTGCTCGAAATAGTGACGAATCTGGCTGAGCAGCTGCGCACGGCGCTTGAGCTCGGGGAGGGCGGCACTGGGTCGCCAGCTGGCATCGGTCATAAGGGCTCCGCAAAACAACCGTTGACGCAAAAAGGGCACCGGATGGTGCCCCCTGGAAACTAGCTCTTGGCGCGACTCATGTATTCGCCCGTACGGGTATCAATTCTGAGCACTTCACCAATGTTAATAAACAGTGGCACTTTAACCACCGCGCCGGTGGTCAGGGTGGCTGGCTTGGAACCGCCCTGGGCCGTGTCACCCTTAAGCCCGGGGTCGGTTTCCACCACTTCAAGGTCGACGAAGTTGGGGGCCGTCACACTCAGGGGAGCACCGTTGTAGAGAGTCACTTCGTACTTCTCCTGCTCCTTGAGCCAATTGACGGTATCGCCAACCGCCTTGGCATCGGCGGCGTATTGCTCGAAGGTGCCGTCCGTCAGCATGAAGTGCCAGAACTCACCGTCGGTATAAAGGTATTCCATCTCCAGGTCCATCACATCGGCCCCTTCGAGGGATTCACCGGACTTGAAGGTGCGCTCCCACACGCGGCCGGTCTTCAGGTTACGGAACTTGACCCGATTAAACGCCTGACCCTTTCCCGGCTTAACGAATTCGTTCTCCAGAATAGAACAGGGGTCTCCGTCCACCATCAATTTAAGACCCGACTTGAATTCGTTGGTAGAATAGTTAGCCATTTTATTTACACCATTCGATTAAAACGTCCATGATAGCGCGAACCACCCCTTCTGTGCAGACCGAGAGTTGGCAACAGCTGCTCCGCAACGCAATTCGTGACCCCAAAGAGCTTTTCAGGGCGTTGGACCTCCCCTGGCAGACCGATTTGAGCCCTGCCCTGGCCCACCAGCAGTTTCCCGTCGTGGTCCCGACGCCCTACCTCTCACGCATCCGCAAAGGGGATCCCAACGACCCGCTCCTGCTTCAGGTGCTGCCCAGCGCTCCCGAACTGCTCACGGTCGAAGGCTTCACCCAGGACCCTTTGGAGGAGGCCGCCTCCAACCCCCTGCCGGGATTGATTCATAAATATGGCAACCGTGTACTGCTCACGGTCGCGGGGCACTGCGCCATTAACTGTCGATACTGTTTCCGACGCCACTTCCCCTATGACAGCAACACACCGGGACGCGAGCACTGGCAAAAGGTGCTGGACTACATCGCCCTGCGTCCGGAGATCGAAGAGGTGATCTACAGTGGCGGAGAACCCCTTGCCGTCAACGACCAACGCCTGGGCTGGCTCAGCGCGGAGCTGGAGCAGATCTCCCACCTTAAACGCCTGCGCATCCATACCCGAATGCCGGTAGCGATTCCGCAACGGGTCGACGACGGCCTGCTCTCCTGGTTAGGGCGGGGGCGCCTCAAAAGCGTATTGGTGATCCATTGCAACCACCCGCGGGAGATCGACCTCGAAGTGCGAAACGCCTTGCAACTCCTGCACGCAAACGGAGTCTTATTACTCAACCAGTCCGTTCTTCTGCGAGGGGTCAACGATTGCGTCGACACGCTGGAGAGACTTAGCCAGGCGCTTATTGATGCGTCCGTGCAGCCTTATTACCTGCATCTGCTCGACCGTGTAGCGGGTGCTGCCCACTTTGAAGTGGCTGAAGAGCGGGCACTGGAGCTGATGCGCCTTTTGCGAGAGCGGTGCAGTGGCTACATGGTTCCCTCCCTGGTTCGGGAATGCGCCGGCGCCCGCTCCAAAACGATCATTGGATAGGTTTTACCCGTTTCGAGGAAACCGCACTTTATTATTAATATTTAAAGGTTTTATTGACTAAGCTATAGTGCAAAAGAGCATACTTGTATCATTGGATATATTTACTTTCGGAGAGTATCGAGCCGGAACCGCATAATAAGGGTGGAGCAACACCAGGTAAATGGATAACGATATTTCACATCTTCAGCTGAGGGTGCCCCAGCGGACGCAGAGCGAGCTCAGTTTCTGCCTGCCTACCCCCTCAGCCCTGGAAAGCTGGCTGAGCGGCCTGCCAAAGGCCAATCTTGGCGAAATTTCACGCCTGCTTTACAGCGCCCTGGTCGAGTTGAACAAGCTCAACACCAAGCCCCAGCTTCGCTTTCAGTTACTTGAACTGCTCCGCCCCACCATCTATTACACCCTGAGCGCCCTGAGCAAACACTATCTGGGGCAAAGCGTCATTCTCAACGAGCAGCAGAAAAAAGTGGCCAACCTGGCCCAGGCGCTGCAGACCAACCTCGCGACAGGCTACAAGCACATCATTCTCGACTGCCACGCCCTGGAGGATGAGCGCCAGCTGTGTTGCAATGCGATTCACCGCGCCATCACGGAGCTGTCACGAGCCCAGCTTCGTGCTTACCAACTCTATTGCCCGCCACCCCGTTATCTGTGGCTTGAGCTCGGCCAGCTCTTCCAGGCTGCGGAGCATCTTCACCTTCTGGACCAGGAGGTTGCTGACACGCAGAACGCCTTTATCACGGCCAGCTCCGCCCGCACCCTGTTCACCCGTATCCTGCTACTGAGCTGCAGCCGCCCTAACCAGCTACGCCAGGCTGACCTCAGCCAGGTGTTCGATGTGCTGGAGCTTTGGGCACCCAGGGCATCGGTGCAGGTGATTGGGCGTCATGATCCTACCTTTATCATCAACCTCGAGGCGGACCATCCCCCCAGCTATTTTGCCCTGACCCGGGAGCCGGTCACCATCGCGTCCCGGGGACTGGACAGCGTACCCCTGATGCAAGCGCTTATGGTGGCGCAGAAGCGTCCCGCGCTGTCGACAGACCAGCAGCCGATCACCATCCCCAAGTCAATGTCGCCCGAACTGATCAAGCACCTGATCCAGGCCTGGGGTCCCCTGAAAGAGCGCGCATTCAAACGCATCAACGCCAACGGTGCACTGCAGATCACCGTTGGCCTCTCCGCTACCCACTACTTCCTCAGCGGTGAAAAGGATTTCAATGAGCAGCTTATCGCCTACAGCGCGGCCTCCCGCAAGGCGCGCTTTATGGCTGGCGGCTTGGGATCCGACGCCTGGTCCAACGCCTTCGATGCCGATACCTCTGACCTGAAGCTACACTCCCCGTTACGGGATGGCGAGGAGATCGCTTTCAAGCACAGCAGCGACAAGACGGTTACCCACTACCAGATCCATGAGACCCATCTGCTCGATACCAGCCCGGGTGGCTACTGTGTTGTCTGGCCGGGCAACCTGCCCCCCCAGACCCAGTCGGGAGAGCTGATCGGCGTACGTGAGAGTGAAACCGACCAATGGTGCCTGGCTGTCATTCGCTGGATCAAGGTGGAGTCCCCGGAGCGCGCCCTGATGGGTATTGAACTGTTGACTCCCAACGCCCAGCCCTGCGCGCTTTCGCTGCTGCGCAAATCCAGCGACGCCAGCCTGGCAATGCGAGCCTTCCTGCTGCCGGAGATCATGGCGATCGCACAGCCAGCTACCCTGATCACCCCCCTGCGCCCCTTCGAGGAGGGCAGCAAGGTTCTACTCAACCAGAGGGGCAAGGAGAGCAAGGGGCAGTTGACCCATAAACTGATGGGCACCCGCAGCTTTTCCCAGTTTGAGTTCAAGTTTCTCCAACAGCTTCTCGGCACAGAGTCGGATCAGGGCGGTGGGGCCGATGACGAGGAAGACTTCACCTCGGTCTGGAAACTGCTTTGAACCATTCGGCAGATTTCGTCACCTCTACGACCTGTCCACACTTTTCAATCGTGCCCTGATTGAACTGTGGTACGATATCGGCACACAGGGCTCCACGCCCACCCTTGCTCAGATAAGAGCCAACCCACCGGTAATTGAAGATCAACGATTCGTCGCACTATGGCCAAGGAAAAAAAGACTCTACGCCTTCTGATCATCGAAGAATCTCAAAACGATGCCGAACAGCTCGTTAATGTCTTTCGTAATTCAGGCCACGCCACCCGAGCCCATAGAACGATCTCTGCCGAGGCGCTGGAAGAGGAGCTGCAAAGCCAAACCTGGGACCTGCTGCTGGCCAGCGAGGCCAGTGATGAGATAAGCGCCGACCAGGCGCTGGATATCGTTAACTCCCTCCATAAGGATATTCCGGTTCTGTTAATGTTGCCGGAGCCCAGCAGTGAGCAGATCACCGAGGCCCTGCAGAAAGGGTACCGCGACGTTATCCCTTACGACGAAGACAAACGGCTGGTACTGGTGGCCAACCGCGAGCTCGCGCAGCTCGAAGAGCGCCGTCGCCGGCGCCAGCTCGAGGTAAGCCTGAAAGAGACCGAAAAGCGCTGCCAGCTTCTGCTCGATAGCTCGGTCGATGCCATCGCCTACATTCATGACGGCATGCACATCTATGCCAACCGCGCCTACGTAGAACTGTTCGGGTATGAGGATGCTGACGATCTGGCGGGAATGCCCATCATCGACATGGTGGCCCCGGAGAATCAGGCCGAAATCAAAAAGGTGTTGAAAGAGTTTCACAACCAGGGAAGCGGCGAGGGCAAACTCACCTGCTCCGGCCAGCGCCAGGATGAGAGCCAGTTCCAGGCCAATATGGAGTTCTCACCCGCCATCTACGACGGCGAGCCCTGCGAACAGGTGGTGATCCGGGTTGACACCGGCAACCCGGAGCTGGAGGAGAAACTCAAGGAGATCAGCACCCAGGACCTTGTCACCGGGTTGTTCAACCGGGACTACTTCTCCCAGCAACTCGATGCAGCCATCGAAAAGGCGGTCGGGGGCAAGCAGAACAGCGCCGTGTTTTATATCTCACTCGATAACTTTGGTGAGATTCGAGACAAGGCAGGCATTTCGGGCACCGACCTGGTACTGACCGATGTGGGTTCCCTACTGAAAGAGAACGTTCCCAGCCCCAATGTGCTGGCCCGCTACGGCGATGACATCTTCCTGGCCCTGGTGGCCCACGACCAACTGGACAAGCTCAAGGCGATTGCCGACAAGATTTGCGCTGAGGTTGCCGAGCACATGTCCGATGTCTCCGGTGTCACCGTACAGACCACCTGCAGCATCGGTATCGCCATTGTCAACGAAACCACCAGCTCAGCTGATGGCATCATGGACCGCGCCCAGCGCGCCGCGAGTCGTGCACAGGCGGGCGGCGGCAGCCGCTGTCACCTGCACAACCCCAAAGATGACATTGAAGCCCAGGCCAACAAGGGCGATGTCGGCGCCATGATTCAGCAGGCACTGGATAACAACAGCTTCAAGCTGTTGTTCCAACCCATCATCAGCCTGCGGGGTGACACCCACGAGCACTACGAGGTGCTGTTGCGACTGATCGACGCCGACGGTAAAGAGGTCAGCCCCAAGGAATTTATGAGCGTTGCCCGCGAAACCGGGCTAAGCACCAAGATCGACCGCTGGGCGATCCTGCAGTCGATCAAACTGCTGGCGGCGCACCGGGCCAACAACCACGACACACGCCTGTTCATCCACCTGAGCGGCGACTCCATCATGGACCCAACTCTTCCACCCTGGCTCAGCGTGGCCCTCAAGGCTGCTCGCCTGCCCAGCGATGCGATCATCTTCGAAATCTCCGAGACCGACGCCACCACCCACCTCAAGCAGGCCAAGGTGCTGACCAAGGCGATCAACGAGCTTCACTGCCGCGTGGCCCTGGGTCATTTTGGGGGCTCCCTTAACCCCTTCAACAATCTCAAGCACCTGGATGTTGCCTTCGTTAAACTGGACGGTTCCTTCTCCGAGGATATCGATAACAGCGACACCTTCGAGAGCATGAAGAACATGATCAGCTCGCTGCAAAGCCAGGGCAAGCTCACCATCGTCCCCATGGTCGAAAGCGCTTCCATGCTCTCCGTCCTGTGGCAGGCGGGGGTTAACTACATTCAGGGCTACTACCTGCAGGGCCCTACGGAGCATATGGATTACGACTTCTCCAACGACATGTAGGCCTTAAGCCTCCACGCAGGGCAATAAAAAGGGCAGCTCACCGGCTGCCCTTTTTATTGCGCTTGAGATATCAGGGGTGCCTCATTACACCTGGTCGCGGTCCCGGAAGCCGATCAGGTAGAGGATGGCATCCAGCCCCAGAGTAGAGATCGACTGTTTAGCGCTCTCCTTGACGATGGGCTTGGCGCGGAAGGCGACCCCCAGCCCTGCAACGCTGAGCATGGGTAGGTCGTTGGCACCATCCCCCACAGCGATCACCTGCTCAAGACGAATCCCCTCCTGCGCCGCGATCTGCTGCAGCAGCTCCGCCTTGCGCTGGCCATCCACTACGGTCCCCGTTACCCGCCCGGTTACCTTGCCCTCCTCAATCTCCAGCTCATTGGCGTGAACATAATCGATCCCCAGCCGCTGCTGAAGGTGCTTCGCAAAAAAGGTGAAGCCGCCCGAGAGGATGGCGGTCTTATAACCCAATCCCTTGAGGGTGGCGATCAGTGTCTCGGCGCCCTCGGTCATGCGCAGCTGGCCGGCGATGGTGGCCAGTGTTGACTCCTCCAACCCTTTCAGCAAGGCAACTCGTCGGCTGAAGCTTTCGGTGAAATCGATCTCACCACGCATCGCTTGCTCAGTAATCTCGGACACCTGTTCGCCAACGCCCGCAGCCTTGGCCAGCTCGTCAATCACTTCCGCCTCGATCAGGGTCGAATCCATATCGAACACCACCAGGCGGCGGTTACGCCGGAAGATGCTGTCCTCCTGAAACGCGATATCCACCTCCAACTCGCTGGAGATATGCAGGAAATCAGCCTTCAACGCCTCCAGGTCCGGCACTGAGCCGCGGACCGAGAATTCCAGGCAAGCCTTATTCTGCGGAGTCGGGTGCTCCAGCGAAACCCGGCTCGAGAGGCGGTTGATGCTATCAATATTGAGGCCATGGTTGGCCGTGATCCCTGACACACGTGCAATCTGGTCAGCACTGATTGAACGTGACAGCAGGGTAACGATGTAGCGCGCCTTACCCTTGCCGCTGACCCACTGCTCGTACTCCTCGGCGGAGACCGCATCGAAGCGGACCTGCAGTCCCAGCTCGTGCATATGAAACAGCAGGTCCTTGAGCAGCGGCGATGACTCCTTCTCAGAGGGAATCTGCACCAGGATGCCCCAGGTCAGGTGGTCGTGAATAACCGCCTGCCCAATATCCAGAATGGTCAGGTTAAACTGCGCCATGATACCGGTGATCGAGGAGGTCAGGCCCGGCTTGTCCTGCCCCGACACATTGATAAGGATGATCTTGCTCACTGGAGTTGATCCGCTGAATGAACTGGTTCGCTATTGTAACCGAGAGCTTTTGCAGATGCTTCAGTGAGGGACAGAATCCTCTATTCAAGTTACAATGACGGCGCAGTCACCGACTGCTTCTCCCCCTCTGTAACCCTGACCGGACATCCTCCGTGCCCGATACGCTGAAAACATTGGCCCGCCAGCACACCGGCCCGCTCCTGATGCTTTTTTATGCCGCCAGCCTGGCTCTCTTCTGCCTGATCGCCTACCAACAAATCCGCTTCACCAGCGAAACCCAGGCCTATGTTTTCGGTGATACCCTGGCCTCCCAAACCGCCAGCCAGGCGACTGAGCTGCTGGTCAGCAATGACATCCTCAGCCTCAACGTGATGCTCAACCAGCTCAGCGAAAACCCCTACATCGCCGCCATCAATATCTACAGCATTGATAACCAGCTGCTGGCGGGGCGTGATTTTGACCACAACGCCGCGGGGCGCCTCTTTACGGCTCCGGTGCACTATCAGGAGGTGATTGCCGGTTACGTGCGTGTTCGCCTCAATGACCGGTACATCCGCCAACCGGCCCGCGATGCCATCACCCTGATCCTGCTCTCCGCACTCCTGCTATCGGTGATCGCCTTTCTCATCCTCCGTCACCTGCCCGTCCATCAAGGAGAGCGCTTCCCCCTCACTGCGCCGGCTCCCAGCGCCTCCAGGCAGGACGAAGCTGCCGCCGATCCCCTCCAGGGGGTGGAGCCAGAGGAGGAGGAACCCTATATCGACAGTGACGCCAGCGCCCTGCTCTGCATCCGCTTCAACAACCAGCCAACCCTGCAGCAGTGCATGAACCCCGGCG from Aestuariirhabdus litorea includes:
- the epmB gene encoding EF-P beta-lysylation protein EpmB — translated: MIARTTPSVQTESWQQLLRNAIRDPKELFRALDLPWQTDLSPALAHQQFPVVVPTPYLSRIRKGDPNDPLLLQVLPSAPELLTVEGFTQDPLEEAASNPLPGLIHKYGNRVLLTVAGHCAINCRYCFRRHFPYDSNTPGREHWQKVLDYIALRPEIEEVIYSGGEPLAVNDQRLGWLSAELEQISHLKRLRIHTRMPVAIPQRVDDGLLSWLGRGRLKSVLVIHCNHPREIDLEVRNALQLLHANGVLLLNQSVLLRGVNDCVDTLERLSQALIDASVQPYYLHLLDRVAGAAHFEVAEERALELMRLLRERCSGYMVPSLVRECAGARSKTIIG
- the serB gene encoding phosphoserine phosphatase SerB, whose translation is MSKIILINVSGQDKPGLTSSITGIMAQFNLTILDIGQAVIHDHLTWGILVQIPSEKESSPLLKDLLFHMHELGLQVRFDAVSAEEYEQWVSGKGKARYIVTLLSRSISADQIARVSGITANHGLNIDSINRLSSRVSLEHPTPQNKACLEFSVRGSVPDLEALKADFLHISSELEVDIAFQEDSIFRRNRRLVVFDMDSTLIEAEVIDELAKAAGVGEQVSEITEQAMRGEIDFTESFSRRVALLKGLEESTLATIAGQLRMTEGAETLIATLKGLGYKTAILSGGFTFFAKHLQQRLGIDYVHANELEIEEGKVTGRVTGTVVDGQRKAELLQQIAAQEGIRLEQVIAVGDGANDLPMLSVAGLGVAFRAKPIVKESAKQSISTLGLDAILYLIGFRDRDQV
- a CDS encoding sulfurtransferase — its product is MTQLRHLPLILEPDELLPLLGHPELLILDLCRGDLYQRTHIPGAVHVEPSWLMRREGTAMGKCPSEEQLRELFSALGYTGREHIVVYDDEGGGWAGRMIWTLDLIQHPSYSYLNGGMLAWLESDLPTEQQPNLPTPCEVELNFDFSPLITREELQAQLGADDLVIWDARSAEEYRGERLMAQRGGHIPGAINFEWTRAMDRSKQLRIREDLLPELESLGICRNKRIVTHCQSHHRSGFTYLLGKALGFESVQAYAGSWSEWGNLPDTPIES
- the asd gene encoding archaetidylserine decarboxylase (Phosphatidylserine decarboxylase is synthesized as a single chain precursor. Generation of the pyruvoyl active site from a Ser is coupled to cleavage of a Gly-Ser bond between the larger (beta) and smaller (alpha chains). It is an integral membrane protein.), yielding MNPKLFALLQYLVPQHLLSRAAGWVAECRWPWFKNRFISLFVNHYQVDMSQALEEDPKAYEHFNAFFTRALKPGARILAPDPRQLICPADGQISQIGQIEYGRIFQAKGHDFSLTELVGGDTSLADEFMNGSFATIYLSPRDYHRVHMPVEGTLRTMVHVPGKLFSVNQATAENIPGLFARNERVVAIFDTAQGPMAMILVGAMIVASIETVWAGLVAPPRREPKRTDYNAAARQPVTLGRGEEMGRFKLGSTVILLYPQQSMRWLESMRAGNSVRMGEALGTICEKAAL
- a CDS encoding EAL domain-containing response regulator yields the protein MAKEKKTLRLLIIEESQNDAEQLVNVFRNSGHATRAHRTISAEALEEELQSQTWDLLLASEASDEISADQALDIVNSLHKDIPVLLMLPEPSSEQITEALQKGYRDVIPYDEDKRLVLVANRELAQLEERRRRRQLEVSLKETEKRCQLLLDSSVDAIAYIHDGMHIYANRAYVELFGYEDADDLAGMPIIDMVAPENQAEIKKVLKEFHNQGSGEGKLTCSGQRQDESQFQANMEFSPAIYDGEPCEQVVIRVDTGNPELEEKLKEISTQDLVTGLFNRDYFSQQLDAAIEKAVGGKQNSAVFYISLDNFGEIRDKAGISGTDLVLTDVGSLLKENVPSPNVLARYGDDIFLALVAHDQLDKLKAIADKICAEVAEHMSDVSGVTVQTTCSIGIAIVNETTSSADGIMDRAQRAASRAQAGGGSRCHLHNPKDDIEAQANKGDVGAMIQQALDNNSFKLLFQPIISLRGDTHEHYEVLLRLIDADGKEVSPKEFMSVARETGLSTKIDRWAILQSIKLLAAHRANNHDTRLFIHLSGDSIMDPTLPPWLSVALKAARLPSDAIIFEISETDATTHLKQAKVLTKAINELHCRVALGHFGGSLNPFNNLKHLDVAFVKLDGSFSEDIDNSDTFESMKNMISSLQSQGKLTIVPMVESASMLSVLWQAGVNYIQGYYLQGPTEHMDYDFSNDM
- the epmA gene encoding EF-P lysine aminoacylase EpmA, which produces MTDASWRPSAALPELKRRAQLLSQIRHYFEQQQVLEVETPMLSCAAVTDLNIDSFGTRFLPSGGGRNLTRYLHTSPEFPMKRLLAAGSGDIYQICRVFRNGEVGGRHNPEFTLLEWYRLGMDQQQLMTDMTGMLATAAGFRELRRVSYRRLFEDHFGINPHRVEEDQLRHLVADKVDPQLQGLSRNECLDLLFSQRIEPQLGVAGEGVLAGVYVYDYPASMAALARIEQEAGDWVARRFELFVDGLELANGYHELSDPEEQRQRFEADDRARADLGRREFPHDHRLLQALEAGLPDCAGVAIGLDRVLMLMAGTRRIADVLAFDFERA
- a CDS encoding HDOD domain-containing protein translates to MSSDHTTYSMEHWQQLLTQNPLPVMARSHADVCDALKNEDVSLYRLAQLIRPCPVICLHVFAAVNRQRKPGAPRVNNLEHALSLMGLTPLEQLMASLEPIHPLRDLASQRYSQAITASYHAARQALCWYEYLNREASEGVFWSTLFAQMIRWPLWLYAPDAMQRLQDRQAQGGDPSQNEADVLGGTIDELALMMDSHWPLPRIDAHDLELMQSVSGSTWLQLSRVATKPSAQRYTHAPLYDRYLRLLHEDRAIKLIRNGHCGAVMLANRIAQEATHSWYSKGMRRLLRLLALFTSSDLEKAAELSHQAAINTSREQRDWLMPAPAAALLWPTPLHEPKIKPTEAVPASAQDSIQPAPPQRPPARKANPARFKEIYQQLTSAPQEIKDLPQLVDLLGEALFEGMGFDRVVIALPNKERSSLISFRRYGDDSLRFALDLTPASLLRSMMQKPAAIWIKGPSQQAIWSQIPAPFKKLVNHDQFFLRSLFAGSRSAALLFVDMGVSKRPLSDKHYQYFQTLCKAAGPALTHLAQGTKTSRQGSA
- the efp gene encoding elongation factor P, with the protein product MANYSTNEFKSGLKLMVDGDPCSILENEFVKPGKGQAFNRVKFRNLKTGRVWERTFKSGESLEGADVMDLEMEYLYTDGEFWHFMLTDGTFEQYAADAKAVGDTVNWLKEQEKYEVTLYNGAPLSVTAPNFVDLEVVETDPGLKGDTAQGGSKPATLTTGAVVKVPLFINIGEVLRIDTRTGEYMSRAKS